The following is a genomic window from Puntigrus tetrazona isolate hp1 chromosome 20, ASM1883169v1, whole genome shotgun sequence.
TACGTGTGTTTCACAACAATGCAGagcaaaagaagaaacaaaccgCCCTTTCCTGAAATGAGCTTTATATAAACAGAGGTGCTTTAGAGATTGAGATTTGAGTTTTGAAAGTGTATTACAACAAAGTGTTTCTCCTTCCTCTATTTTGGCGTCTTCACAACTGCATCTCATTATGTCACAGTGGTCATTTTcgcatttgtgtttatatattgattatttttgttattcagtAACTTTTCATGTCccaaaatgtcttaatttattgaataaaacagTACTTcgtattattatgaaaatacatttaaaatgtaaattgaaaatagtaatatagttcattttaattgcatgctaaacctaccccttacaacTGTTCAAAACCAGTAATCGTTGTACATTGTGAGAAAAGTAAGCTATACTGATGTGCGCATGCCCGGTAGTATTTGCTATATTTCTTCTAGcctcaattttttttctaatcaggTTTTCTTCGGAATATGAACTAGTTTGGTGATCTGCAGTACCATCTAGTGGTCGGTatgaaatgtgcatttatttttcattgtaacCTGCAGTGACAGTGCGGGACCTTGTTGCtgattaattaatattgttgtGGTGAAAGCAAATTGTAGCCTAATGAATTAGCTGTGCAAACCAGTAATTGAGCCtacaatgttttatattcacaaaatCTACCCAAACAAAATCTAAtcagagtaaaaataaataaataatttgaccATATTCTGGAGATTTAGACTACTGCAAAGTTGTTAGTTAAAGCTGTTTTCATAACATTacttttatacaatttatacaGTGATATCTGTGTGAATTCGGGTATACTTTCTTACAATATAATAGTGCGATATTACGTAACGCGCATTTATGAGTGTATATGGGCGTTGTAGTTTATTTGTGTTCGATTCGTTTTAACTACCGTTCATTTAACTTAGTCGCAAAACTCCAAATCCCATAATGCTTTGCTCGAGCGTCCTGAACGCCCACGCTTAATAAACGCAATGACAGTAATCCCCCGCTGCCATAGTGATAGAGCGCAAGAGTAGCGGCCAGATAAACGAAAAGCGATTTTAGTGTTTATCTGTGCAATTAACCACAGAAATAATGGACAATTCCGGGAAAGAAAAGGAGGCAATTCAGCTTATGGCTGAAGCCGATAAGAAAGTGAAGTCTTCCGGCTCGTTTTTAGGAGGAATGTTTGGGTAAGATTAAATACATGCTTCCTTCCCTGTTTATCCGATCAGCTCGCTAGTCTGTTAGAATATGTATTTTCAGTACGATCATGTCGCtaacctttgtttttatgttaaccAGTTAATACTGAGTATTCGGttgcataaaaactaaaaatgcatatgaaattCAGTGTACAAGGACTCAAGCTGTGACAGGCCGCTTTGCGCATCAATCGATAGAAAAAAGGGCTTGTTCGTTACAGTGCATAGCTgattttttggaatattttaaatattattttttaaaatatgatgcctgaaataatgataataatttctGCGATTTTATGATTGGAGCACTGAGTGAAGTGTTTCGTGTTTGGCGCATCAGTGGCGCAGTGGCTGcagtatttacatatttttgggGGTTTCATGTCACTCTAGTGGTACTGCCTTGTGTATATACAAATTTATATGTGGGATAATATATGTCCCTTAATTTTTTATCTGTTGcacattatgtaataataatgtaaagttaatgtaaaaataatatggaACCATTTTAACCGTTCATATCAAATGTagtagaataaaatattaggtTTACGTATTACAAATGTTATGATTAATGaaactaatacatttattaatgaagaaataatgaataaaatttctgtgtgtgtgtatatatatatatatatatatatatatatatatatatatatatatatatatatatatatatatattatatatatatatatatatatatatatatgaatctgaataattttttaaataaatattagtttcattaatttttgatttcatttatttttttacaacatacatacacacacacacacacacacacacacacacatatatatatatgtatgtgtgtgtgtgtgtgtgtgtgtgtgtgtgtgtgtgtgtgttgtcaaaaaataaataaaagcttattttaataattttgcagttttgcattttacaaaaacaaagagcATGGTATAAACAGAAACAGTGAGATGCGTTATTGACACCGCAAACatattcagtgttatttatAGTAAACAAGCTCTGACCTAGTATGTTGTGAAATGGGTTTATTTCcaatagttttaattaatatgatGAGGCACTTAAAAACTGACCCAGTTGAGTATTCCCACCAGGACACAAGTTATCTAGGTCTTTCTGTTTATTACCAGCTATAATATTCTGACTTAACCCAATAACACATGTAATCATATATTACTTGTTAATCCTAACAGGTATTAATAAAGCGATTTCCTTCTGGCTTATAGATTTATTAAGAAAACGTATAGTTTTCATTATGATATTAAAGTGGATGAAGGATATAACCGCATCTTCCCACATCTTTCAGAGGAAATCACAAAGTGGAAGAGGCATGCGAGATGTACGCCAGAGCAGCCAACATGTTCAAAATGGCCAAAAACTGGAGTGGTATGTGCTTTTTAGTAGTGCagacattatataatttatcttTAACAAGCACTATTGTATTGCATGATTAAAATGTCATCATGTAATACACATTCAGATAGTTTAAATACGAACccttaattcatgcattttaataaatgtgtttagatataaatatttctgaatgaataTGATCTCGTTAGTGAAGTTACCCTAATGCCATCTCGAACAATTACACCGCTTTGTTTGCAGTCGCAGGATGCGTTATGATGGTTTATTGTATATTCATACTCTTCTGACGAGCTTTGCGTGTTTGCGTCCAGCTGCAGGCAATGCTTTCTGTCAGGCGGCCAGACTTCACATGCAGCTTCAGAATAAGCACGATTCGGCCACCAGTTACGTCGACGCAGGAAACGCCTTCAAGAAGGCAGATCCACAAGGTGAGGATCACAGAATCTCGAGATGAATATGTAATACAAGACTGAGTGGATTCGTTAAATGACTCCGTGTGAACTGAACAGGattattttggtttaatttttgttagtgtagtttagtaatatttttaaattgccttTTTATACGTTATAGGGGTTTTTTTCAGGTTCGGAAGTTTTAAGAACCTCAAAAGTGAAGCTCAGACAAAGAATATTGTGTATTTGACCGTATATGGCGTGAGAATGAACGTTAATATTAGGGGTTTTTAATGAGATCGGTGAAGGTAGAATTATGGCGGACGCTCAAAAATGTGTCTGTGCCataattcaaaattcaaatgcaCAGTTTCTTTGCATCTGTGTATGTTCAAATGCACAAAGAAATTGTGCATTTGAACATAGAGTTTATTGTACGCAATAATTCATCAGTGCAGCTGTTTATGCGGTAGAGAGTTATAGTGCATGTTAATAGATATGGACTGTCGATTGattaaaaaggtaattaaaTTGACTAATTAGAAGAGCAATACACGAAATAGACATAAAGCGGCTTTAgatgaattgttttatttctgtaacaTTGAGTCTGACTGTCTaactcttcctcctccttctctTTAATGCTTGCGATTAGAGGCTATCAAGTGCTTAAACGCAGCCATTGATATTTACACAGACATGGTAAGATGTTTTTGTAGCAATCAAAATCATAGTTCATGTGATGTTCCTCCAGGCCGtactgtttcttcatcaaagaGGTTTTTTAAACGGCAGTTGGCTGGCGATCCACCTGCATACTATTGCAGAAACCCCaaatataacactttataaCAGACAGTAAAGCATTCCTGCCcctttttaaaatctggaaAAACTATTCAATAAACGTCCCAGCATCTGTATCGGAAGCACATAAGGAATTAGAAAAGCATGTAGATGTTCAGACAGAAAAGCTTGAGATGTTCAACTGACTGTCGGTTTTCTAAAGTCTCCTCCGTTCTGTCTTTAGGGAAGATTCACCATCGCTGCCAAGCATCACATCACAATCGCTGAGGTGTATGAATCGGAGCTGGTGGACATTGAGAAGgtacaaaaaatgatttatttagtgaAAAACTCGTATGCTGAtgattaatatgaataaatgattaaaagatGTGGTTATACTCTTAAACGgtcaagaataaaaaaacaagaaaataacaaataatagtgtaatagtaataacaataaaataatagtaacaatttaaaaatcacataaaatataattattataatgcatgatttattattaattaatgtcacACTTAAAATCGGGTTCTTTTTCTAGTAActtcataaacattaaaaaaaaagtcaatgcctgtattttatataaattaataatgtatctatatgtaaaaaatattactggcaattattgcaatttattattcattgttcttgttaacaacaataataataacaatagataATTAAcctttgttaataataaattattactgacaataaaatgattgtaatattgttaattataaataaatgcgtCAGAAGATTGTATTTTGGTCATTGTTAGATACAGTTATTTGTTGAGAATAATGCAGAACTAAATTCTGTCACCTTTTAAAGATGACAAATTCTGTTTTCGATTCTCTAAAGGCGATTGCACATTATGAACAAGCCGCGGACTATTACAAAGGAGAGGAATCAAACAGGTAAGTCTGCTTAGCAGAAGCCAGATAATCAATGCCTTTTAACCACTTTGTTTCTAAGGAGAGGCTTCCAAGATTAATTACAGCATTCTGAATGTTACTTTAAACTTCGATATGGtctgtttgctttatttaaagctCTGCAAACAAGTGTCTGCTGAAGGTGGCTTCATACAGCGCTCAGTTGGAGCAGTACCAGAAAGCAATAGAGATTTATGAGCAGGTGAgccatctgtctgtttctggCAGATTCTTACCACATTACTTGCTCACCAGCATTTGCTAAATCACTCGGGAATTCCTGTCTGTGCGTGGAAACAGGTTGGAACCAACACCATGGACAATCCCCTGCTGAAATACAGCGCCAAAGAGTACTTCTTCAAAGCTTCCTTGTGTCACTTCATCGTAGAT
Proteins encoded in this region:
- the napbb gene encoding N-ethylmaleimide-sensitive factor attachment protein, beta b isoform X1, with product MDNSGKEKEAIQLMAEADKKVKSSGSFLGGMFGGNHKVEEACEMYARAANMFKMAKNWSAAGNAFCQAARLHMQLQNKHDSATSYVDAGNAFKKADPQEAIKCLNAAIDIYTDMGRFTIAAKHHITIAEVYESELVDIEKAIAHYEQAADYYKGEESNSSANKCLLKVASYSAQLEQYQKAIEIYEQVGTNTMDNPLLKYSAKEYFFKASLCHFIVDELNAKLAVGKYEEMFPAFSDSRECKLLKKLLEAHEEQNAEAFTEAVKEFDSISRLDQWLTTMLLRIKKTIQGDEGDLK
- the napbb gene encoding N-ethylmaleimide-sensitive factor attachment protein, beta b isoform X2, whose protein sequence is MLSVRRPDFTCSFRISTIRPPVTSTQETPSRRQIHKGRFTIAAKHHITIAEVYESELVDIEKAIAHYEQAADYYKGEESNSSANKCLLKVASYSAQLEQYQKAIEIYEQVGTNTMDNPLLKYSAKEYFFKASLCHFIVDELNAKLAVGKYEEMFPAFSDSRECKLLKKLLEAHEEQNAEAFTEAVKEFDSISRLDQWLTTMLLRIKKTIQGDEGDLK